One genomic region from Spirochaetota bacterium encodes:
- a CDS encoding ABC transporter ATP-binding protein: MQGAPVIEISGLTVKRDEVVVLSLDSFTLEDREVLVLIGPNGAGKTTLLQTILRLIPAHSGSILFKSRDALSIEQPHAYRRHFGMVFQEPLLFNTRVYDNIVSGLRIRGMPAAEMKRRAEEEMKRFGIAHLADRLSRTLSGGEAQRTSLARAFAVRPEVLLLDEPFASLDNPTRESITADLERAIRDTGTSMIMATHDRDEALRIADRLAVMQDGRIIQTGPPGEIMERPASEFVAGFVGTETILSGTVNEVLEGTFVVLVQGKRVELAGEARKGERITFCVRPETIVLSKGDMEQVSARNRFRGTVTRITALRPYSRVHVDCGFPLIAWITPHSVQELLLAEGVDIEASFKATAIHVIRRDAG, from the coding sequence ATGCAGGGGGCGCCTGTCATCGAGATCAGCGGCCTCACCGTGAAGAGGGATGAGGTCGTTGTGCTGAGCTTGGATTCCTTCACGCTTGAAGACAGGGAAGTCCTGGTGCTTATCGGCCCCAACGGGGCGGGAAAGACGACCCTGCTTCAAACGATTCTCAGGCTTATTCCCGCGCATTCAGGGTCCATACTTTTCAAGTCCCGGGACGCCCTTTCTATCGAGCAGCCGCACGCGTACAGGCGTCATTTCGGAATGGTTTTCCAGGAGCCCCTGCTTTTTAACACCCGTGTTTACGATAATATCGTTTCCGGGCTCAGGATCCGGGGTATGCCGGCGGCGGAGATGAAACGCAGGGCGGAAGAAGAAATGAAAAGATTCGGGATAGCGCACCTGGCAGACCGGTTATCCCGCACGCTTTCTGGGGGAGAGGCGCAGAGAACCAGCTTGGCGCGTGCCTTCGCGGTACGCCCCGAGGTCCTGCTCCTGGACGAGCCGTTCGCGTCGCTGGACAATCCTACCCGTGAATCGATCACCGCCGACCTGGAACGCGCGATTCGCGACACGGGAACGTCGATGATCATGGCCACGCATGACAGGGACGAGGCGCTTAGAATCGCCGACCGGCTTGCCGTGATGCAGGACGGGCGCATAATTCAAACCGGGCCGCCGGGCGAGATCATGGAGCGTCCCGCAAGCGAGTTCGTCGCCGGATTCGTGGGGACCGAGACCATACTCTCCGGAACGGTAAACGAGGTCCTTGAGGGCACCTTCGTGGTTCTGGTCCAGGGGAAGCGCGTGGAACTCGCAGGCGAGGCGCGGAAGGGTGAGCGCATCACGTTCTGCGTCAGGCCGGAGACCATCGTCCTCTCGAAAGGCGACATGGAACAGGTGAGTGCCCGCAACCGGTTCAGGGGTACCGTTACCCGGATAACCGCCTTGAGGCCTTATTCAAGGGTCCACGTCGACTGCGGGTTTCCGCTCATCGCCTGGATAACCCCTCACTCCGTCCAGGAACTGCTTCTCGCCGAGGGAGTGGATATCGAGGCATCCTTCAAGGCGACGGCCATCCACGTGATCAGGAGGGATGCAGGTTAA
- a CDS encoding adenylate/guanylate cyclase domain-containing protein, producing the protein MEGFAMKENKSRGVYDTSIGGTRITSVVTKIIIIFTVFILISNLTSNYINLTFNRAKMISLMQQMLGKDLKDIYQFCNNQYEIYHYNEDLKGSIEAIENKGLHEFKNEKSVLLGVKPDGNFLFQAAKSEKAPKFADVETMTLLEKNRVANVSEGLVNFRYHDEDYFGIYKFNAKWNAYIVRGEELGEFYSESRIIFRNISLIIILITAASAIAGIYVLRYMLRFIRIITTEIMQMVSTQKLRIVDLKGAPNDDITFLGVAFNSLASTINNLLSIFSRFANKDVVIKAYEEREVRLEGTQKELTIMFTDIKSFTFITETLGADIIKLLNLHYDKAIRDIHSHDGLVGSIIGDALLAVFGALDEYEGEAKNKSLQAIQSAYKLQEIAQILRDDMGKKRKNLERTKGGVTSDEERVYQAVLLEIGVGIDGGNVFYGNIGSYVRMTNTVIGDNVNAASRLEGLTRVYKVPVICSEFVKNDIETNVDKSGVRFVEIDTVQVKGKTKGTKIYWPVLQSELSRKAEQDVNTFNDGLASYYRGEWTAAARQFNKCSLTVAQVMYERVKDTKPPHNWNGVWEMKTK; encoded by the coding sequence ATGGAAGGATTCGCAATGAAAGAAAACAAGTCACGTGGTGTATATGATACGAGTATAGGAGGAACACGGATTACTTCGGTCGTTACGAAGATCATAATCATATTCACCGTGTTCATCCTTATCTCGAACCTGACGTCAAATTACATCAATCTCACGTTCAACCGCGCCAAGATGATAAGCCTCATGCAGCAGATGCTGGGTAAGGATCTCAAGGATATCTACCAGTTCTGCAACAACCAGTACGAAATCTACCATTATAACGAAGACCTGAAGGGCTCCATCGAGGCGATCGAGAACAAGGGACTGCACGAATTCAAGAACGAGAAATCGGTGCTCCTCGGGGTCAAACCCGACGGCAACTTTCTTTTCCAGGCTGCGAAATCGGAAAAGGCCCCCAAATTCGCCGATGTAGAAACCATGACGCTCCTTGAGAAGAACCGCGTCGCGAATGTCTCCGAGGGACTCGTTAATTTTCGCTACCACGACGAGGATTACTTCGGCATTTACAAGTTCAACGCCAAGTGGAATGCCTACATCGTGCGCGGCGAGGAACTGGGCGAATTCTACTCGGAATCCAGGATAATATTCAGGAATATCAGCCTCATCATCATTCTCATCACCGCTGCCAGCGCGATCGCGGGGATATATGTCCTAAGATACATGCTGCGCTTTATCCGGATAATTACCACCGAGATCATGCAGATGGTTTCCACGCAGAAGCTGCGTATTGTCGACCTGAAAGGCGCCCCGAATGATGACATCACCTTCCTGGGGGTGGCATTCAATTCGCTGGCAAGCACCATCAACAACCTGTTGAGTATCTTCAGTCGGTTTGCCAACAAGGACGTGGTGATCAAGGCCTACGAGGAGCGCGAGGTGCGCCTCGAAGGCACCCAGAAAGAGCTCACCATCATGTTCACGGACATCAAGAGCTTCACGTTCATCACCGAGACGCTGGGGGCGGATATCATAAAGCTCCTCAACCTTCACTATGACAAGGCCATACGGGACATTCACAGCCATGACGGCCTTGTAGGTTCCATCATCGGGGATGCGCTCCTGGCGGTATTCGGCGCACTTGACGAATACGAAGGGGAAGCAAAGAACAAGTCCCTCCAGGCGATTCAATCGGCCTACAAACTCCAGGAGATCGCGCAAATTCTCCGGGATGACATGGGAAAGAAGCGCAAGAATCTGGAACGAACCAAAGGCGGCGTCACCAGCGACGAAGAAAGGGTCTACCAGGCGGTGCTGCTGGAGATCGGCGTTGGAATCGACGGGGGGAACGTGTTTTACGGCAATATCGGATCCTACGTGCGAATGACCAATACCGTGATCGGGGACAACGTCAACGCGGCGTCGCGGCTCGAGGGTCTTACCAGGGTTTACAAGGTCCCGGTGATCTGTTCCGAATTCGTAAAGAACGATATCGAGACGAATGTCGACAAGTCGGGTGTGCGATTCGTCGAGATAGATACGGTTCAGGTCAAGGGGAAGACGAAGGGCACGAAGATTTACTGGCCCGTGCTCCAGTCCGAGCTCAGTCGCAAAGCGGAACAGGATGTCAACACATTCAATGACGGACTCGCAAGCTATTACAGGGGCGAATGGACCGCCGCGGCGAGGCAATTCAATAAATGCTCGCTCACGGTTGCCCAGGTTATGTATGAACGCGTTAAAGACACCAAACCTCCTCACAACTGGAACGGCGTATGGGAAATGAAAACCAAATGA